The Rhizobium etli 8C-3 genome has a segment encoding these proteins:
- a CDS encoding ABC transporter substrate-binding protein, producing MKRLITATLFAAMMAGTAFADTTLKLVEVITSPERTETLKSIVGKFEAENPGTKVEIISLPWNEAFQKFATMVSAGDTPDVMEMPDTWLSLYGNNGMLESLEPYLEKWEHTKELTPRALELGRDVKDTAYMLPYGFYLRAMFYNKKLLQEAGVNEPPKTMDEFAKASEAVSKISGKYGYCMRGGPGGLNGWMIFAASMAGDNKYFNEDGTSTMNSPGWTKGIEWMVDLYKKGYAPKDSVNWGFNEVVAGFYSGTCAFLDQDPDALIAIAERMKKEDFGVIPLPKGPDGKSFPTIGYAGWSMFSTSQNKDLSWKLIATLEGPEGNIEWNKKIGALPAYTAAEKDPFYAGDQFKGWFEELADPNTVPTVMPTYLEEFAFFKDSLAIKTSQQALLGDITPKELADQWADYLTKAQQKFLAKK from the coding sequence ATGAAAAGATTGATAACCGCAACGCTCTTCGCAGCGATGATGGCCGGCACTGCGTTTGCCGATACGACTCTGAAACTCGTCGAAGTCATCACCAGCCCGGAGCGCACCGAGACACTTAAATCGATCGTCGGCAAGTTCGAGGCCGAAAACCCGGGCACCAAGGTCGAAATCATCTCGCTACCGTGGAACGAAGCCTTCCAGAAGTTCGCGACAATGGTGTCGGCGGGCGATACGCCGGACGTGATGGAAATGCCGGATACCTGGCTTTCGCTCTACGGCAACAACGGCATGCTTGAAAGCCTTGAACCCTATCTGGAAAAGTGGGAGCACACCAAGGAACTGACGCCGCGCGCGCTCGAACTCGGCCGCGATGTCAAGGATACGGCCTATATGCTGCCTTATGGCTTCTATCTGCGTGCCATGTTCTACAATAAGAAGCTGCTCCAGGAGGCAGGCGTTAACGAACCGCCGAAGACAATGGACGAATTTGCCAAGGCCTCCGAGGCGGTCTCCAAGATCTCCGGAAAATACGGTTACTGCATGCGCGGCGGCCCCGGTGGCTTAAACGGCTGGATGATATTTGCAGCCTCCATGGCAGGCGACAACAAATACTTCAACGAAGACGGCACTTCGACCATGAACAGCCCCGGCTGGACAAAGGGCATCGAGTGGATGGTCGATCTCTATAAGAAGGGCTATGCGCCCAAGGATAGTGTGAACTGGGGCTTCAATGAGGTCGTTGCCGGCTTTTATTCCGGCACCTGCGCCTTTCTCGACCAGGATCCGGATGCTCTGATTGCCATTGCCGAGCGCATGAAGAAGGAAGACTTCGGCGTCATTCCGCTGCCCAAGGGGCCCGACGGCAAATCCTTCCCGACGATCGGCTATGCGGGATGGTCGATGTTTTCCACGAGCCAGAACAAGGACCTGTCCTGGAAGCTGATTGCAACGCTTGAAGGTCCTGAAGGCAACATTGAGTGGAACAAGAAGATCGGCGCGCTGCCGGCCTATACTGCGGCCGAGAAGGATCCCTTCTATGCCGGCGACCAGTTCAAGGGCTGGTTCGAGGAACTGGCTGACCCGAACACGGTTCCGACCGTGATGCCGACCTATCTCGAAGAATTCGCCTTCTTCAAAGATTCGCTGGCGATCAAGACCTCGCAGCAGGCACTTCTTGGCGACATTACGCCGAAGGAGCTGGCCGATCAGTGGGCCGACTACTTGACCAAGGCACAGCAGAAGTTCCTGGCCAAAAAGTAG
- a CDS encoding carbohydrate ABC transporter permease produces MTMIADTLHRHHDRRPWLKRLADASQPYLYSAPSLILIIAVMLAPLAVGISYAFRDIQLLNPFSGGLIGLEHFRALSKDEAFYGALRNTLWWTGASVILQFAFGLILALLLDKPFWGRGIVQALVFLPWAVPSFLAGLNWAWLFNPVIGPIPHWLFGLGLTGAPGNILSDPQYAMWGPIIANVWWGIPFFAITLLAALQAIPRDLYEAASIDGAGWVQRFRSITLPFLAPTIAITVLLRTVWVSNFADLIVVMTGGGPADRTQIVASYIFTQAFRRLDFGYASAIALVLLALLLAYSMLIILLRQTLLKD; encoded by the coding sequence ATGACTATGATCGCCGACACGTTGCACAGGCACCACGATCGCAGGCCGTGGCTGAAGCGTCTGGCAGATGCCTCCCAACCCTATCTCTACAGCGCACCGTCGCTGATCCTCATCATCGCGGTAATGTTGGCCCCGCTGGCGGTGGGCATTTCCTACGCCTTTCGCGATATCCAGCTTCTGAACCCATTTTCCGGTGGTCTCATCGGACTTGAGCACTTCCGCGCCCTTTCGAAGGACGAGGCCTTTTACGGTGCGCTTCGCAATACTCTATGGTGGACGGGTGCTTCGGTGATCTTGCAGTTCGCCTTCGGGCTCATCCTGGCGCTTCTGCTCGACAAGCCGTTCTGGGGCAGGGGCATCGTGCAGGCACTCGTCTTTCTGCCCTGGGCGGTTCCGTCCTTCCTTGCGGGTCTCAATTGGGCCTGGCTTTTCAATCCGGTGATCGGGCCAATTCCGCACTGGCTCTTCGGCCTTGGGCTGACCGGCGCGCCTGGCAACATTCTTTCTGATCCGCAATATGCGATGTGGGGACCGATCATTGCCAATGTCTGGTGGGGCATCCCGTTCTTTGCGATCACGTTGCTTGCAGCGCTTCAGGCAATTCCTCGAGATCTTTATGAAGCCGCATCGATCGATGGAGCCGGCTGGGTCCAGCGCTTCCGTTCGATCACGCTTCCCTTCCTTGCTCCAACGATTGCCATCACCGTCTTGCTCCGCACCGTCTGGGTATCGAACTTTGCTGACCTCATTGTCGTCATGACCGGCGGCGGGCCGGCGGACCGGACGCAGATCGTCGCCAGCTATATCTTCACCCAGGCGTTCAGACGGCTCGATTTCGGTTACGCCTCGGCAATCGCACTGGTTCTGCTCGCACTGCTGCTTGCCTATTCCATGCTGATCATCCTGCTGCGGCAGACCCTGCTGAAGGATTGA
- a CDS encoding carbohydrate ABC transporter permease: MRRPTIATIAHRLAIVCYIGFALFPLFWLLKVSLTPNDLLYTEGVRMWPSRTTWEHYSFVLQHSAFPTFFKNSLIVSASTAVAVTICASLSGYALSRFHFRAKYWIVALMLLTQMFPLVMLVAPIFKILSPLHLTNSLTGLVVVYTAFNVPFATFLMQSFFDGIPKDLEEAAMIDGATQFTAFRQIILPLTLPGIAATLGFVFTAAWSELLFALMLINGNDAATFPVGLLTFVSKFSVDFGQMMAAGIMALIPACLFFLLIQRYLVRGLTAGAVKG; the protein is encoded by the coding sequence ATGAGACGACCCACTATTGCGACCATCGCCCACAGGCTGGCAATCGTCTGCTATATCGGTTTCGCGCTCTTTCCGCTTTTCTGGCTGCTGAAGGTCTCGCTCACGCCGAACGACCTTCTTTATACCGAGGGCGTGCGCATGTGGCCGTCGCGGACGACCTGGGAACATTATTCCTTTGTGCTTCAGCACAGTGCTTTTCCAACCTTCTTCAAGAACAGCCTCATCGTGTCGGCTTCGACGGCGGTGGCGGTGACGATCTGCGCGTCGCTTTCCGGTTATGCGCTGTCGCGCTTCCATTTCCGGGCAAAATACTGGATCGTCGCGCTGATGCTTTTGACGCAGATGTTCCCGCTGGTCATGCTCGTCGCACCGATCTTCAAGATACTCTCGCCGCTGCACTTGACCAACAGTCTGACCGGCCTCGTCGTCGTCTATACAGCCTTCAACGTGCCCTTTGCGACGTTCCTGATGCAATCCTTTTTCGACGGCATTCCAAAGGATCTCGAGGAGGCTGCGATGATCGACGGAGCGACGCAGTTCACGGCCTTCCGGCAGATCATCTTGCCGCTGACACTGCCGGGAATCGCGGCAACACTTGGCTTCGTGTTCACCGCGGCCTGGAGCGAACTGCTCTTCGCGCTGATGCTTATCAACGGCAATGACGCGGCAACCTTTCCGGTCGGCCTTCTGACATTCGTATCGAAATTCTCTGTCGATTTCGGGCAGATGATGGCGGCGGGTATCATGGCGCTCATTCCAGCCTGCCTCTTCTTCCTGCTCATTCAGCGTTATCTCGTCCGCGGCCTGACGGCCGGTGCGGTCAAGGGTTAG